The Pyrus communis chromosome 9, drPyrComm1.1, whole genome shotgun sequence genome has a segment encoding these proteins:
- the LOC137744548 gene encoding uncharacterized protein — MSNLNKLDFTALEVSRKNYLKWVQDMKLYLTAKGIRATIEAPTNDKPVDEAQKASAIIFIQRHIHDALQIEYLTEDDPRTLWLALADRFDQQKDIYVPKARHDWQHLRFQDFKFVNEYNFEVCRIQSLLKFYKVELTESDLMEKTYSTFHATNIILQQQYRA, encoded by the coding sequence atgtcgaacttaaacaagctcgatttcaccgCTTTGGAAGTATCAAGAAAAAACTacctgaagtgggttcaagacatGAAGCTCTATCTCACTGCAAAAggtattagagccaccatcGAGGCACCCACTAACGATAAACCTGTCGACGAAGCTCAGAAAGCTAGTGCAATAATCTTCATTcaaagacacatccatgatgctcTGCAGATCGAGTACCTCACTGAGGATGACCCACGCACCCTCTGGCTTGCTCTGGCTGACCGTTTCGATCAACAGAAAGATATATACGTGCCtaaagcaagacacgactggcaacatcttcgcttccaagactttaagttcgtgaatgaatacaactttgaagtttgtagaattcAATCACTATTGAAGTTCTATAAAGTGGAACTTACTGAATCAGATCTcatggagaagacctattcgaccttccatgccaccaatattatcctgcaacaacaatatagggcataa
- the LOC137746333 gene encoding E3 ubiquitin-protein ligase PUB23-like, translating to MDQEIDVPTFFLCPISLEIMKDPVTISTGITYDRESIEKWLFSSKNKTCPVTKQVVSEDSDITPNHTLRRLLQAWCTMNASHGIERIPTPKPPVNRSQIDKLLRDAKKSPNGLAKCLSELRSISSQSEANKRSIEAAGAGEFLASTIINNIKNDRENVENEEALSILYNLSLSEDVLKTLIGKEGEFVEALIKLMQRGSDESRTYAVMLLRSMFEVADSMRMTNVKPGFFVQVVRVLNDQISQQASKATLQLLIQLCPWGRNRIKAVESGAVMVLIELLLDTSSDRRTLEMTLLVLDMLCGCAEGRAELLTHGAGLAVLSKKIMRVSKVASERAVKILFFICKFSATSNVLQEMMQLGIVAKLCLVLQVDSGSKTKEKAREILKLHARTWKNSTCIPSNLVSSYPS from the coding sequence ATGGACCAAGAAATTGATGTTCCCACATTTTTTCTGTGCCCCATTTCTCTAGAAATCATGAAGGATCCCGTCACAATCTCGACCGGGATCACATACGATCGAGAGAGCATAGAGAAATGGTTGTTCTCGAGCAAGAACAAGACTTGTCCCGTTACCAAACAAGTGGTTTCGGAGGATTCCGACATAACTCCCAACCACACTCTTCGCCGGTTGCTCCAAGCTTGGTGCACAATGAACGCTTCTCACGGCATCGAAAGGATCCCAACTCCGAAGCCGCCCGTTAACAGATCTCAGATCGATAAGCTCCTCCGAGACGCCAAAAAGTCCCCAAACGGTCTGGCAAAATGCCTCAGTGAGCTTCGATCCATTTCATCCCAAAGCGAAGCCAACAAGAGAAGCATCGAAGCCGCTGGTGCAGGCGAGTTCCTTGCTTCAACGataatcaacaacatcaagaacGACAGAGAAAATGTCGAAAATGAAGAAGCTTTGAGCATCCTCTACAACCTAAGTCTTAGTGAAGATGTTCTCAAAACCCTAATAGGCAAAGAGGGTGAGTTTGTCGAGGCCTTAATCAAACTCATGCAACGTGGGAGCGACGAGTCTCGGACGTACGCTGTGATGTTGTTGAGATCAATGTTCGAGGTTGCTGATTCGATGAGGATGACAAACGTAAAACCTGGATTCTTCGTCCAAGTTGTTCGGGTCTTAAATGATCAAATCTCACAACAGGCCTCAAAAGCCACATTGCAACTGTTGATCCAGCTCTGTCCATGGGGACGAAACAGAATCAAAGCCGTTGAATCCGGGGCGGTTATGGTCTTGATTGAGCTTCTTCTAGATACTTCTTCCGATAGGAGAACCTTGGAAATGACACTCTTGGTGCTTGACATGCTATGCGGCTGTGCGGAAGGCCGCGCAGAACTGCTGACCCACGGCGCAGGACTAGCCGTGCTGTCTAAGAAGATAATGAGGGTCTCGAAGGTGGCAAGCGAGAGGGCGGTGAagattttgttcttcatttgcaAGTTTTCCGCGACGTCGAATGTTTTGCAGGAGATGATGCAATTGGGTATTGTGGCGAAGCTATGCTTAGTTCTTCAGGTGGATAGTGGGAGCAAGACCAAGGAGAAGGCTAGAGAGATCTTAAAATTGCATGCAAGGACATGGAAGAATTCTACTTGTATACCAAGCAATTTGGTTTCTTCTTATCCatcttga
- the LOC137744738 gene encoding dof zinc finger protein DOF3.5-like, whose protein sequence is MERAGWKPNDDHHHTSPNCPRCGCCNTKFCYYNNYSLTQPRYFCKGYRRYWTKGGSLRNVPIGGGCRRNRKRSKSLRLSTTTTCTTEGHAHHNTNKSRASTYEGAHNSYGTNLLGDSTSSSVTQDGSHIDLALVYANFLKQKLDNSDSTTGSVHQLPELPSEFDPAALDISSMELNMNNASSDNTSTQLMDNHYHQNGPVGSLGFHTLSHDHLSSENCSTNDRMYFGGLDPLIHYPEKHHHQHTSEVVQYASDFGLPPLPGQEALWSTTSQMMDNGSHTMQVGTSLLGHELYNPNLLMDGWSPFDLPCNESFSRST, encoded by the coding sequence ATGGAGAGAGCAGGATGGAAACCAAACGATGATCATCATCACACATCTCCCAATTGTCCCCGGTGTGGTTGTTGCAACACCAAATTTTGTTACTACAACAACTATAGTTTAACTCAGCCAAGGTACTTTTGCAAGGGCTATAGGAGGTACTGGACCAAAGGAGGGTCCCTCAGGAACGTCCCCATCGGAGGTGGCTGCCGAAGGAATAGAAAACGGTCCAAGTCTTTAAGgctatccaccaccaccacctgcaCTACAGAAGGTCACGCGCATCACAACACAAATAAGAGTAGGGCCAGTACTTATGAGGGTGCTCATAATTCCTATGGCACCAACTTGTTGGGTGATTCCACAAGTTCCTCAGTGACTCAAGATGGGTCACATATTGATCTTGCACTTGTTTATGCAAATTTCTTGAAGCAGAAGCTCGATAATTCAGATAGTACTACCGGATCTGTTCATCAACTACCAGAATTGCCAAGCGAATTCGACCCGGCAGCTTTAGATATTTCGAGCATGGAATTAAACATGAACAATGCAAGCTCAGACAATACTAGTACTCAGTTAATGGATAATCATTATCATCAAAATGGTCCTGTTGGGTCGCTTGGATTTCACACTCTATCTCATGATCACTTGTCCTCTGAAAATTGTAGCACCAATGATCGTATGTACTTTGGTGGATTAGACCCATTAATTCATTATCCAGAGAAGCATCATCATCAACACACAAGTGAAGTAGTACAATATGCAAGCGATTTTGGGTTGCCCCCATTGCCAGGCCAAGAGGCATTGTGGTCTACTACTTCGCAAATGATGGATAATGGTAGTCATACAATGCAAGTTGGCACATCGCTACTAGGACATGAACTTTATAATCCCAACTTGTTAATGGATGGTTGGAGCCCGTTTGATTTGCCATGTAACGAATCTTTCTCCAGGAGTACATGA
- the LOC137744549 gene encoding uncharacterized protein: MSNLNKLNFTALEVSRRNYLKWVQNMKLYLTAKGIRATIEAPTNDKPVDEAQKATAIIFIQRHIHDALQTEYLTEDHPRTLWLALADRFDHQKDIYLPEARHDRQHLRFQNFKFVNEYNSKFCRIRSLLKLYKVELTESYLIEKTYSTFHATNIILQQQYRA; encoded by the coding sequence atgtcgaacttaaACAAGCTCAATTTCACCGCTCTGGAAGTATCAAGAAGAAACTACCTAAAGTGGGTTCAAAACATGAAGCTCTATCTCACTGCAAAgggtattagagccaccatcGAGGCACCCACTAACGACAAACCTGTCGACGAAGCTCAGAAAGCTACTGCAATAATCTTCATTcaaagacacatccatgatgctcTGCAGACCGAGTACCTCACTGAGGATCACCCACGCACCCTCTGGCTGGCTCTGGCTGATCgtttcgatcaccagaaagatatatacttgcctgaagcaagacatgacagGCAGCATCTTCGCTTCCAAAACTTTAAGttcgtgaatgaatacaactctaaaTTTTGTAGAATTCGATCACTACTGAAGTTGTATAAAGTGGAACTTACTGAATCATATCTCATAGAGAAGACTTATTCgaccttccatgccaccaatattatcctgcaacaacaatatagggcataA